One Amphiprion ocellaris isolate individual 3 ecotype Okinawa chromosome 5, ASM2253959v1, whole genome shotgun sequence genomic region harbors:
- the matn4 gene encoding matrilin-4 isoform X1, whose protein sequence is MKMRQLRALCGFILLTLAVLTNARPKAGPEQKCKSGPVDLVFLIDSSRSVRPHEFETMRKFMIDILNTLDIGLNATRVGVVQYSSQVRSEFTLKAHAKLENMVKGINQIIPLAQGTMTGLAIKYVMNEAFTAEAGDRPKVPNVAVIVTDGRPQDRVAEVAAEAREKGIEIYAVGVARADMTSLRAMASPPFEDHVFLVESFDLIHQFGLQFQDKLCGVDLCLESDHSCEHICESSPGSYHCLCLPGYTLNDDGKTCAAIDLCAEGKHDCEQICISSPGSFTCDCSKGYKLHDDKKTCSMIDYCSFGNHSCDHECVSVLNGYHCRCNEGYRLLDDGKTCQAIDLCAEGKHDCEQICVSTPGVFTCDCNEGYTLNEDKKTCTPIDLCAEGKHDCEQICISAPGVFTCDCNKGFELNKDKKTCTNMDLCNTVEHGCEHQCVSTPGSYYCICPEGQLLQEDGKSCGTCKSANIDLVLLIDGSKSVRPQNFELVKKFVNQVVDSLDVSAHGTRVGLVQYSSRVRTEFPLNMYHTADEIKAAVMKVEYMEKGTMTGLALKHMLENSFSEAEGARPSGRNIPRVGLVFTDGRSQDDITEYAKKAKEAGITMYAVGVGKAVEDELRVIASEPLEKHFYYTTDFTAISTIAENLKLNVCPEESQGEIEVKDPCACESLVEFQQATMSSLEQITQKLAGMTARLEQLENQLLSRK, encoded by the exons atgaagatgagacagCTCAGAGCTCTGTGTGGCTTCATTCTGCTCACCCTGGCCGTTCTCACCAACGCCAGGCCAAAAGCAG GTCCTGAACAGAAATGTAAGTCCGGCCCCGTGGATCTGGTGTTCCTCATCGACAGCTCTCGCAGCGTGAGGCCACATGAGTTTGAGACCATGAGGAAGTTCATGATCGACATCCTGAACACTCTGGACATCGGACTCAATGCCACCAGAGTTGGAGTTGTTCAGTACTCCAGCCAG GTTCGCAGTGAGTTCACTCTGAAGGCCCATGCTAAGCTGGAGAACATGGTGAAGGGCATCAACCAGATCATCCCCCTCGCTCAGGGCACCATGACAGGGCTCGCCATCAAATATGTGATGAACGAAGCTTTTACTGCCGAGGCAGGAGACAGGCCAAAG GTCCCCAACGTGGCTGTGATTGTGACAGATGGACGTCCTCAGGACCGTGTGGCGGAGGTGGCAGCTGAGGCCAGAGAGAAAGGCATTGAGATCTACGCTGTGGGAGTGGCCAGAGCCGACATGACATCACTGAGGGCCATGGCTTCCCCGCCCTTCGAAGATCATGTTTTCCTCGTTGAGTCCTTTGACCTCATTCACCAGTTTGGACTGCAGTTCCAGGACAAGCTGTGTG GAGTGGATCTGTGTCTGGAGTCGGACCACAGCTGTGAACACATCTGTGAGAGCTCCCCCGGCTCCTACCACTGTCTCTGTCTGCCCGGATACACTCTGAATGACGACGGGAAAACATGTGCAG CCATCGATCTGTGTGCTGAGGGAAAGCACGACTGTGAACAAATCTGCATCAGCTCCCCTGGTTCCTTCACCTGCGACTGCAGCAAAGGATACAAACTGCACGATGACAAGAAGACCTGTTCAA TGATCGACTACTGTTCGTTTGGGAACCACAGTTGTGATcatgagtgtgtgagtgtgctcAATGGCTATCACTGCCGCTGTAACGAAGGATACAGGCTGCTGGATGACGGCAAAACCTGCCAGG ctaTTGACCTGTGTGCTGAGGGGAAACATGACTGTGAACAAATCTGTGTCAGCACGCCGGGCGTCTTCACCTGCGACTGCAACGAAGGATACACACTCAATGAAGACAAGAAGACCTGCACAC CCATTGACCTGTGTGCTGAGGGAAAGCATGACTGTGAACAGATCTGCATCAGTGCTCCAGGTGTCTTCACTTGTGACTGCAACAAAGGATTTGAACTCAACAAGGACAAGAAGACCTGCACAA ACATGGACCTGTGCAACACGGTGGAGCACGGCTGTGAGCACCAGTGTGTGAGCACTCCAGGATCATACTACTGCATCTGTCCTGAGggccagctgctgcaggaggacgGCAAGAGCTGTGGCA CCTGCAAGTCTGCCAACATCGACCTGGTGCTTCTGATCGACGGCTCCAAGAGCGTCCGGCCCCAGAACTTTGAGCTTGTCAAGAAGTTTGTTAACCAG GTCGTGGACTCTCTGGACGTGTCTGCTCACGGCACCAGAGTTGGTCTGGTCCAGTACTCGAGTCGGGTCCGGACAGAGTTCCCTCTGAACATGTACCACACTGCAGATGAGATCAAAGCTGCTGTCATGAAG GTTGAATACATGGAGAAAGGTACGATGACAGGTCTGGCCCTAAAGCATATGCTGGAGAACAGCTTCTCAGAGGCCGAAGGTGCTCGTCCTTCCGGCCGCAACATCCCCCGAGTCGGACTGGTTTTCACAGATGGACGCTCCCAGGACGACATCACCGAGTACGCCAAGAAGGCTAAAGAAGCCG GCATCACCATGTATGCTGTGGGCGTAGGAAAAGCTGTGGAAGATGAGCTTCGTGTGATTGCATCAGAACCTTTGGAGAAACATTTCTATTACACCACTGACTTCACCGCCATCAGCACCATCGCTGAGAACCTCAAACTCAACGTCTGCCCAG aggAGAGTCAGGGGGAGATCGAGGTGAAGGATCCTTGTGCCTGTGAGAGTCTGGTGGAGTTCCAGCAGGCCACCATGAGCAGCCTGGAGCAGATCACACAGAA
- the matn4 gene encoding matrilin-4 isoform X3: MKMRQLRALCGFILLTLAVLTNARPKAGPEQKCKSGPVDLVFLIDSSRSVRPHEFETMRKFMIDILNTLDIGLNATRVGVVQYSSQVRSEFTLKAHAKLENMVKGINQIIPLAQGTMTGLAIKYVMNEAFTAEAGDRPKVPNVAVIVTDGRPQDRVAEVAAEAREKGIEIYAVGVARADMTSLRAMASPPFEDHVFLVESFDLIHQFGLQFQDKLCGVDLCLESDHSCEHICESSPGSYHCLCLPGYTLNDDGKTCAAIDLCAEGKHDCEQICISSPGSFTCDCSKGYKLHDDKKTCSMIDYCSFGNHSCDHECVSVLNGYHCRCNEGYRLLDDGKTCQAIDLCAEGKHDCEQICISAPGVFTCDCNKGFELNKDKKTCTNMDLCNTVEHGCEHQCVSTPGSYYCICPEGQLLQEDGKSCGTCKSANIDLVLLIDGSKSVRPQNFELVKKFVNQVVDSLDVSAHGTRVGLVQYSSRVRTEFPLNMYHTADEIKAAVMKVEYMEKGTMTGLALKHMLENSFSEAEGARPSGRNIPRVGLVFTDGRSQDDITEYAKKAKEAGITMYAVGVGKAVEDELRVIASEPLEKHFYYTTDFTAISTIAENLKLNVCPEESQGEIEVKDPCACESLVEFQQATMSSLEQITQKLAGMTARLEQLENQLLSRK; encoded by the exons atgaagatgagacagCTCAGAGCTCTGTGTGGCTTCATTCTGCTCACCCTGGCCGTTCTCACCAACGCCAGGCCAAAAGCAG GTCCTGAACAGAAATGTAAGTCCGGCCCCGTGGATCTGGTGTTCCTCATCGACAGCTCTCGCAGCGTGAGGCCACATGAGTTTGAGACCATGAGGAAGTTCATGATCGACATCCTGAACACTCTGGACATCGGACTCAATGCCACCAGAGTTGGAGTTGTTCAGTACTCCAGCCAG GTTCGCAGTGAGTTCACTCTGAAGGCCCATGCTAAGCTGGAGAACATGGTGAAGGGCATCAACCAGATCATCCCCCTCGCTCAGGGCACCATGACAGGGCTCGCCATCAAATATGTGATGAACGAAGCTTTTACTGCCGAGGCAGGAGACAGGCCAAAG GTCCCCAACGTGGCTGTGATTGTGACAGATGGACGTCCTCAGGACCGTGTGGCGGAGGTGGCAGCTGAGGCCAGAGAGAAAGGCATTGAGATCTACGCTGTGGGAGTGGCCAGAGCCGACATGACATCACTGAGGGCCATGGCTTCCCCGCCCTTCGAAGATCATGTTTTCCTCGTTGAGTCCTTTGACCTCATTCACCAGTTTGGACTGCAGTTCCAGGACAAGCTGTGTG GAGTGGATCTGTGTCTGGAGTCGGACCACAGCTGTGAACACATCTGTGAGAGCTCCCCCGGCTCCTACCACTGTCTCTGTCTGCCCGGATACACTCTGAATGACGACGGGAAAACATGTGCAG CCATCGATCTGTGTGCTGAGGGAAAGCACGACTGTGAACAAATCTGCATCAGCTCCCCTGGTTCCTTCACCTGCGACTGCAGCAAAGGATACAAACTGCACGATGACAAGAAGACCTGTTCAA TGATCGACTACTGTTCGTTTGGGAACCACAGTTGTGATcatgagtgtgtgagtgtgctcAATGGCTATCACTGCCGCTGTAACGAAGGATACAGGCTGCTGGATGACGGCAAAACCTGCCAGG CCATTGACCTGTGTGCTGAGGGAAAGCATGACTGTGAACAGATCTGCATCAGTGCTCCAGGTGTCTTCACTTGTGACTGCAACAAAGGATTTGAACTCAACAAGGACAAGAAGACCTGCACAA ACATGGACCTGTGCAACACGGTGGAGCACGGCTGTGAGCACCAGTGTGTGAGCACTCCAGGATCATACTACTGCATCTGTCCTGAGggccagctgctgcaggaggacgGCAAGAGCTGTGGCA CCTGCAAGTCTGCCAACATCGACCTGGTGCTTCTGATCGACGGCTCCAAGAGCGTCCGGCCCCAGAACTTTGAGCTTGTCAAGAAGTTTGTTAACCAG GTCGTGGACTCTCTGGACGTGTCTGCTCACGGCACCAGAGTTGGTCTGGTCCAGTACTCGAGTCGGGTCCGGACAGAGTTCCCTCTGAACATGTACCACACTGCAGATGAGATCAAAGCTGCTGTCATGAAG GTTGAATACATGGAGAAAGGTACGATGACAGGTCTGGCCCTAAAGCATATGCTGGAGAACAGCTTCTCAGAGGCCGAAGGTGCTCGTCCTTCCGGCCGCAACATCCCCCGAGTCGGACTGGTTTTCACAGATGGACGCTCCCAGGACGACATCACCGAGTACGCCAAGAAGGCTAAAGAAGCCG GCATCACCATGTATGCTGTGGGCGTAGGAAAAGCTGTGGAAGATGAGCTTCGTGTGATTGCATCAGAACCTTTGGAGAAACATTTCTATTACACCACTGACTTCACCGCCATCAGCACCATCGCTGAGAACCTCAAACTCAACGTCTGCCCAG aggAGAGTCAGGGGGAGATCGAGGTGAAGGATCCTTGTGCCTGTGAGAGTCTGGTGGAGTTCCAGCAGGCCACCATGAGCAGCCTGGAGCAGATCACACAGAA
- the matn4 gene encoding matrilin-4 isoform X2 has translation MKMRQLRALCGFILLTLAVLTNARPKAGPEQKCKSGPVDLVFLIDSSRSVRPHEFETMRKFMIDILNTLDIGLNATRVGVVQYSSQVRSEFTLKAHAKLENMVKGINQIIPLAQGTMTGLAIKYVMNEAFTAEAGDRPKVPNVAVIVTDGRPQDRVAEVAAEAREKGIEIYAVGVARADMTSLRAMASPPFEDHVFLVESFDLIHQFGLQFQDKLCGVDLCLESDHSCEHICESSPGSYHCLCLPGYTLNDDGKTCAAIDLCAEGKHDCEQICISSPGSFTCDCSKGYKLHDDKKTCSTIDLCAEGKHDCEQICVSTPGVFTCDCNEGYTLNEDKKTCTPIDLCAEGKHDCEQICISAPGVFTCDCNKGFELNKDKKTCTNMDLCNTVEHGCEHQCVSTPGSYYCICPEGQLLQEDGKSCGTCKSANIDLVLLIDGSKSVRPQNFELVKKFVNQVVDSLDVSAHGTRVGLVQYSSRVRTEFPLNMYHTADEIKAAVMKVEYMEKGTMTGLALKHMLENSFSEAEGARPSGRNIPRVGLVFTDGRSQDDITEYAKKAKEAGITMYAVGVGKAVEDELRVIASEPLEKHFYYTTDFTAISTIAENLKLNVCPEESQGEIEVKDPCACESLVEFQQATMSSLEQITQKLAGMTARLEQLENQLLSRK, from the exons atgaagatgagacagCTCAGAGCTCTGTGTGGCTTCATTCTGCTCACCCTGGCCGTTCTCACCAACGCCAGGCCAAAAGCAG GTCCTGAACAGAAATGTAAGTCCGGCCCCGTGGATCTGGTGTTCCTCATCGACAGCTCTCGCAGCGTGAGGCCACATGAGTTTGAGACCATGAGGAAGTTCATGATCGACATCCTGAACACTCTGGACATCGGACTCAATGCCACCAGAGTTGGAGTTGTTCAGTACTCCAGCCAG GTTCGCAGTGAGTTCACTCTGAAGGCCCATGCTAAGCTGGAGAACATGGTGAAGGGCATCAACCAGATCATCCCCCTCGCTCAGGGCACCATGACAGGGCTCGCCATCAAATATGTGATGAACGAAGCTTTTACTGCCGAGGCAGGAGACAGGCCAAAG GTCCCCAACGTGGCTGTGATTGTGACAGATGGACGTCCTCAGGACCGTGTGGCGGAGGTGGCAGCTGAGGCCAGAGAGAAAGGCATTGAGATCTACGCTGTGGGAGTGGCCAGAGCCGACATGACATCACTGAGGGCCATGGCTTCCCCGCCCTTCGAAGATCATGTTTTCCTCGTTGAGTCCTTTGACCTCATTCACCAGTTTGGACTGCAGTTCCAGGACAAGCTGTGTG GAGTGGATCTGTGTCTGGAGTCGGACCACAGCTGTGAACACATCTGTGAGAGCTCCCCCGGCTCCTACCACTGTCTCTGTCTGCCCGGATACACTCTGAATGACGACGGGAAAACATGTGCAG CCATCGATCTGTGTGCTGAGGGAAAGCACGACTGTGAACAAATCTGCATCAGCTCCCCTGGTTCCTTCACCTGCGACTGCAGCAAAGGATACAAACTGCACGATGACAAGAAGACCTGTTCAA ctaTTGACCTGTGTGCTGAGGGGAAACATGACTGTGAACAAATCTGTGTCAGCACGCCGGGCGTCTTCACCTGCGACTGCAACGAAGGATACACACTCAATGAAGACAAGAAGACCTGCACAC CCATTGACCTGTGTGCTGAGGGAAAGCATGACTGTGAACAGATCTGCATCAGTGCTCCAGGTGTCTTCACTTGTGACTGCAACAAAGGATTTGAACTCAACAAGGACAAGAAGACCTGCACAA ACATGGACCTGTGCAACACGGTGGAGCACGGCTGTGAGCACCAGTGTGTGAGCACTCCAGGATCATACTACTGCATCTGTCCTGAGggccagctgctgcaggaggacgGCAAGAGCTGTGGCA CCTGCAAGTCTGCCAACATCGACCTGGTGCTTCTGATCGACGGCTCCAAGAGCGTCCGGCCCCAGAACTTTGAGCTTGTCAAGAAGTTTGTTAACCAG GTCGTGGACTCTCTGGACGTGTCTGCTCACGGCACCAGAGTTGGTCTGGTCCAGTACTCGAGTCGGGTCCGGACAGAGTTCCCTCTGAACATGTACCACACTGCAGATGAGATCAAAGCTGCTGTCATGAAG GTTGAATACATGGAGAAAGGTACGATGACAGGTCTGGCCCTAAAGCATATGCTGGAGAACAGCTTCTCAGAGGCCGAAGGTGCTCGTCCTTCCGGCCGCAACATCCCCCGAGTCGGACTGGTTTTCACAGATGGACGCTCCCAGGACGACATCACCGAGTACGCCAAGAAGGCTAAAGAAGCCG GCATCACCATGTATGCTGTGGGCGTAGGAAAAGCTGTGGAAGATGAGCTTCGTGTGATTGCATCAGAACCTTTGGAGAAACATTTCTATTACACCACTGACTTCACCGCCATCAGCACCATCGCTGAGAACCTCAAACTCAACGTCTGCCCAG aggAGAGTCAGGGGGAGATCGAGGTGAAGGATCCTTGTGCCTGTGAGAGTCTGGTGGAGTTCCAGCAGGCCACCATGAGCAGCCTGGAGCAGATCACACAGAA
- the matn4 gene encoding matrilin-4 isoform X4 — protein MKMRQLRALCGFILLTLAVLTNARPKAGPEQKCKSGPVDLVFLIDSSRSVRPHEFETMRKFMIDILNTLDIGLNATRVGVVQYSSQVRSEFTLKAHAKLENMVKGINQIIPLAQGTMTGLAIKYVMNEAFTAEAGDRPKVPNVAVIVTDGRPQDRVAEVAAEAREKGIEIYAVGVARADMTSLRAMASPPFEDHVFLVESFDLIHQFGLQFQDKLCGVDLCLESDHSCEHICESSPGSYHCLCLPGYTLNDDGKTCAAIDLCAEGKHDCEQICISSPGSFTCDCSKGYKLHDDKKTCSTIDLCAEGKHDCEQICISAPGVFTCDCNKGFELNKDKKTCTNMDLCNTVEHGCEHQCVSTPGSYYCICPEGQLLQEDGKSCGTCKSANIDLVLLIDGSKSVRPQNFELVKKFVNQVVDSLDVSAHGTRVGLVQYSSRVRTEFPLNMYHTADEIKAAVMKVEYMEKGTMTGLALKHMLENSFSEAEGARPSGRNIPRVGLVFTDGRSQDDITEYAKKAKEAGITMYAVGVGKAVEDELRVIASEPLEKHFYYTTDFTAISTIAENLKLNVCPEESQGEIEVKDPCACESLVEFQQATMSSLEQITQKLAGMTARLEQLENQLLSRK, from the exons atgaagatgagacagCTCAGAGCTCTGTGTGGCTTCATTCTGCTCACCCTGGCCGTTCTCACCAACGCCAGGCCAAAAGCAG GTCCTGAACAGAAATGTAAGTCCGGCCCCGTGGATCTGGTGTTCCTCATCGACAGCTCTCGCAGCGTGAGGCCACATGAGTTTGAGACCATGAGGAAGTTCATGATCGACATCCTGAACACTCTGGACATCGGACTCAATGCCACCAGAGTTGGAGTTGTTCAGTACTCCAGCCAG GTTCGCAGTGAGTTCACTCTGAAGGCCCATGCTAAGCTGGAGAACATGGTGAAGGGCATCAACCAGATCATCCCCCTCGCTCAGGGCACCATGACAGGGCTCGCCATCAAATATGTGATGAACGAAGCTTTTACTGCCGAGGCAGGAGACAGGCCAAAG GTCCCCAACGTGGCTGTGATTGTGACAGATGGACGTCCTCAGGACCGTGTGGCGGAGGTGGCAGCTGAGGCCAGAGAGAAAGGCATTGAGATCTACGCTGTGGGAGTGGCCAGAGCCGACATGACATCACTGAGGGCCATGGCTTCCCCGCCCTTCGAAGATCATGTTTTCCTCGTTGAGTCCTTTGACCTCATTCACCAGTTTGGACTGCAGTTCCAGGACAAGCTGTGTG GAGTGGATCTGTGTCTGGAGTCGGACCACAGCTGTGAACACATCTGTGAGAGCTCCCCCGGCTCCTACCACTGTCTCTGTCTGCCCGGATACACTCTGAATGACGACGGGAAAACATGTGCAG CCATCGATCTGTGTGCTGAGGGAAAGCACGACTGTGAACAAATCTGCATCAGCTCCCCTGGTTCCTTCACCTGCGACTGCAGCAAAGGATACAAACTGCACGATGACAAGAAGACCTGTTCAA CCATTGACCTGTGTGCTGAGGGAAAGCATGACTGTGAACAGATCTGCATCAGTGCTCCAGGTGTCTTCACTTGTGACTGCAACAAAGGATTTGAACTCAACAAGGACAAGAAGACCTGCACAA ACATGGACCTGTGCAACACGGTGGAGCACGGCTGTGAGCACCAGTGTGTGAGCACTCCAGGATCATACTACTGCATCTGTCCTGAGggccagctgctgcaggaggacgGCAAGAGCTGTGGCA CCTGCAAGTCTGCCAACATCGACCTGGTGCTTCTGATCGACGGCTCCAAGAGCGTCCGGCCCCAGAACTTTGAGCTTGTCAAGAAGTTTGTTAACCAG GTCGTGGACTCTCTGGACGTGTCTGCTCACGGCACCAGAGTTGGTCTGGTCCAGTACTCGAGTCGGGTCCGGACAGAGTTCCCTCTGAACATGTACCACACTGCAGATGAGATCAAAGCTGCTGTCATGAAG GTTGAATACATGGAGAAAGGTACGATGACAGGTCTGGCCCTAAAGCATATGCTGGAGAACAGCTTCTCAGAGGCCGAAGGTGCTCGTCCTTCCGGCCGCAACATCCCCCGAGTCGGACTGGTTTTCACAGATGGACGCTCCCAGGACGACATCACCGAGTACGCCAAGAAGGCTAAAGAAGCCG GCATCACCATGTATGCTGTGGGCGTAGGAAAAGCTGTGGAAGATGAGCTTCGTGTGATTGCATCAGAACCTTTGGAGAAACATTTCTATTACACCACTGACTTCACCGCCATCAGCACCATCGCTGAGAACCTCAAACTCAACGTCTGCCCAG aggAGAGTCAGGGGGAGATCGAGGTGAAGGATCCTTGTGCCTGTGAGAGTCTGGTGGAGTTCCAGCAGGCCACCATGAGCAGCCTGGAGCAGATCACACAGAA